A window of the Citrus sinensis cultivar Valencia sweet orange chromosome 9, DVS_A1.0, whole genome shotgun sequence genome harbors these coding sequences:
- the LOC102617144 gene encoding uncharacterized protein LOC102617144 codes for MDDASSLDISLSEDVLQPLLTTSNSSSLKDALEILIESSKTTVGRSDLASKNILPEVLQLTQSIPHSSGCHYLLLSLKLLRNLCAGEITNQKSFIEQTGVGIVLRVLRSPGVNLDKDYGIIRIALQVLANVSLAGETHQHAIWCQFFPDEFATLAGVRCQETCDPLCMVIYTCCDGSSGLFKELCGDKGLAIMAEIVCTAASVGFKEDWFKFLVSRTCVEEIHFPQLFFKLSQVGASRNCEDSNSREGTFSSEQAFLLEIVSEIVNERIEEIIVPNDFALSVLGIFTKSIGLVDFYARGTPSLPTSSSAINVLGYSLSILRNICAREDPAGSSSVNRADLVDSLQSHGLIEMFLSLLRDLEPPAIIRKAMRQGENQEGTSAKSAKTCPYIGFRRDLVAVIGNCAYRRKHIQDEIRERDGILLLLQQCVTDEDNPFSREWGIWCVRNLLEGNAENQKVVADLELQGSINVPELTDLGLKVEVDKNTRRAKLVNVPSKA; via the exons ATGGATGATGCATCATCTTTGGATATCTCTTTGTCAGAAGATGTCCTCCAGCCATTACTAACCACATCAAACTCATCTTCATTGAAAGATGCCCTCGAAATTCTTATAGAATCTTCTAAAACTACTGTTGGCCGCTCTGATCTTGCTTCCAAGAATATTCTTCCTGAAGTCCTACAACTTACTCAATCTATCCCTCACTCTTCTGGATGCCATTATCTTTTACTATCATTGAAGCTCCTCAGAAATCTCTGTGCTGGAGAAATTACCAATCAGAAATCTTTTATTGAGCAAACTGGAGTTGGGATTGTTCTGAGAGTTTTGAGGTCGCCAGGAGTGAACTTGGATAAAGATTATGGAATCATTCGTATAGCATTGCAGGTTTTGGCAAATGTTTCATTGGCCGGAGAAACACATCAGCATGCTATTTGGTGTCAATTCTTTCCAGATGAATTTGCCACACTTGCAGGAGTAAGATGTCAGGAGACTTGTGATCCATTGTGTATGGTTATTTATACGTGTTGTGATGGAAGCTCTGGATTGTTCAAGGAGCTTTGTGGAGATAAAGGGTTGGCTATCATGGCAGAAATTGTGTGCACTGCTGCTTCAG TTGGTTTCAAAGAAGATTGGTTCAAGTTTCTTGTTTCAAGAACATGTGTAGAGGAAATACACTTCCCTCAACTGTTCTTCAAATTGAGCCAAGTAGGTGCATCTAGAAACTGTGAAGATTCTAACTCAAGAGAAGGCACTTTTTCATCAGAGCAAGcttttcttttagaaattgTATCGGAGATAGTGAATGAGCGAATTGAAGAGATCATTGTTCCCAATGACTTTGCCCTGAGTGTTCTGGgaatttttacaaaatccATCGGGCTTGTTGATTTTTATGCAAGGGGCACACCCAGTCTTCCCACATCATCTTCAGCGATCAATGTTCTTGGGTACTCACTTTCCATTTTGCGGAATATCTGTGCACGGGAGGATCCAGCAGGTTCTAGTTCTGTGAATCGTGCTGATCTTGTTGATTCACTACAATCCCATGGACTCATTGAAATGTTTTTATCTTTGCTTCGTGACCTTGAGCCTCCTGCAATAATCCGGAAAGCCATGAGACAGGGTGAGAACCAAGAAGGGACTAGCGCAAAGTCAGCCAAGACCTGTCCATACATAGGATTTCGAAGAGACCTGGTCGCAGTTATTGGTAACTGTGCATACCGAAGGAAGCATATACAAGATGAaattagagagagagatgggATTCTACTGCTATTGCAGCAGTGTGTTACTGATGAAGATAACCCATTTTCAAGGGAGTGGGGCATTTGGTGTGTTAGGAACTTATTGGAAGGGAATGCAGAAAACCAAAAGGTGGTAGCCGATTTGGAGCTTCAAGGTTCTATTAATGTACCCGAACTCACCGATCTTGGTCTCAAAGTAGAGGTAGATAAAAACACTCGGCGAGCAAAGCTTGTAAATGTCCCATCAAAAGCCTGA
- the LOC102615661 gene encoding uncharacterized protein ycf20 isoform X1, producing MTEAFMACAVSIVSPTILFQFGLSPQTRASLGRRGISFSSSSAGFRSIRAVQENGGPRRLVDIVRLVPELSRNYFRSPSRRALFGGISLLGGFYVAQTISLSFGALGVNDVIAAVLCVLLTEYVTRFYYSRPKVTFPLALLNNFKMGFTYGLFIDAFKLAS from the coding sequence ATGACTGAAGCTTTCATGGCGTGTGCTGTTAGTATTGTCTCTCCGACGATCCTTTTTCAATTTGGCTTGAGTCCGCAAACTAGAGCTTCTCTTGGAAGAAGGGGAATTTCGTTTTCATCATCCTCTGCTGGATTTCGTAGTATTCGAGCTGTGCAAGAGAATGGAGGGCCAAGAAGGCTGGTCGACATTGTTAGACTCGTGCCGGAGCTCTCAAGGAATTACTTTCGAAGTCCTTCGAGGAGGGCACTTTTTGGTGGAATCTCCTTGTTAGGTGGGTTTTACGTGGCACAGACAATCTCTCTTTCGTTTGGTGCTTTAGGAGTCAATGATGTCATTGCTGCTGTATTGTGTGTTCTCTTGACGGAGTATGTTACACGGTTTTATTACAGCCGTCCCAAGGTAACTTTTCCCCTTGCTCTGCTCAACAATTTCAAGATGGGTTTTACATATGGTCTATTCATTGATGCTTTTAAGCTTGCAAGTTAG
- the LOC102615661 gene encoding uncharacterized protein LOC102615661 isoform X2 has product MTEAFMACAVSIVSPTILFQFGLSPQTRASLGRRGISFSSSSAGFRSIRAVQENGGPRRLVDIVRLVPELSRNYFRSPSRRALFGGISLLGGFYVAQTISLSFGALGVNDVIAAVLCVLLTEYVTRFYYSRPKEQKFWWMDIFIFKLPLGSNL; this is encoded by the exons ATGACTGAAGCTTTCATGGCGTGTGCTGTTAGTATTGTCTCTCCGACGATCCTTTTTCAATTTGGCTTGAGTCCGCAAACTAGAGCTTCTCTTGGAAGAAGGGGAATTTCGTTTTCATCATCCTCTGCTGGATTTCGTAGTATTCGAGCTGTGCAAGAGAATGGAGGGCCAAGAAGGCTGGTCGACATTGTTAGACTCGTGCCGGAGCTCTCAAGGAATTACTTTCGAAGTCCTTCGAGGAGGGCACTTTTTGGTGGAATCTCCTTGTTAGGTGGGTTTTACGTGGCACAGACAATCTCTCTTTCGTTTGGTGCTTTAGGAGTCAATGATGTCATTGCTGCTGTATTGTGTGTTCTCTTGACGGAGTATGTTACACGGTTTTATTACAGCCGTCCCAAG GAGCAAAAATTTTGGTGGAtggatatttttatctttaaattgcCATTGGGatctaatttataa
- the LOC102616542 gene encoding calcium-dependent protein kinase 26-like, producing MAAVGQSNSSSEPSRQPCKCYRVRSLAETILDTNQISNLRERFVLGQQLGWGQFGVIRVCSDKFTGEVFACKSIAKDRLVTIDDERSVKLEIEIMTRLSGHPNVVDLKAVYEDEDYVHLVMELCAGGELFHRLEKFGRFSEAEARVLFMQLMQVVLYCHEIGVVHRDLKPENILLATKASSSPIKLADFGLATYIEPGQSLLGTVGSPFYIAPEVLAGGYNQAADVWSAGVILYILLSGMPPFWGNTKSRIFDAVRTADLRFPSNPWDHISDSAKDLVMGMLSTDPSQRLTARQVLDHSWMGDGIQDPEKLSGNKIEDCKEWDLGSGSFSTQIIPRNQDISFGTGSPVFSDDESPAFTCRTSFSSFLQEPSTSTGFSFCSPGDSDASEFMSPLPSMPSFSFFSPGSVAQVFTTVDGSISISRVDAVPGEASLGSLLTVPDSSPFLGHELREVEQHNTAEVGRAGRAIGSKMFRIHSKRNHTIGLGEREPLDFMVSESVIRWASCTHLSTAPSFRSSLVC from the exons ATGGCGGCTGTTGGTCAGAGTAACAGCAGCAGCGAACCATCAAGACAACCTTGTAAGTGTTACAGAGTGAGGAGCTTGGCTGAAACAATTTTGGACACGAACCAGATCTCCAATTTGAGAGAACGATTTGTTCTTGGGCAGCAGTTGGGTTGGGGGCAGTTTGGTGTTATAAGGGTGTGTTCTGATAAATTTACTGGAGAGGTGTTCGCTTGTAAATCAATTGCCAAAGATAGATTGGTGACTATAGATGATGAACGAAGTGTGAAGCTTGAGATTGAAATAATGACTAGGTTATCAGGCCACCCAAATGTTGTAGATCTCAAAGCGGTTTATGAGGATGAAGACTATGTACATTTGGTGATGGAGCTTTGTGCTGGAGGTGAACTTTTCCATCGGTTGGAAAAGTTTGGACGATTCTCTGAGGCAGAGGCTAGGGTTCTCTTCATGCAGTTGATGCAAGTGGTTCTATATTGTCATGAAATTGGGGTTGTTCATAGAGACTTGAAACCAGAAAACATTCTCTTGGCTACAAAAGCCTCATCCTCACCGATTAAATTGGCTGACTTTGGTCTTGCTACCTATATCGAGCCTG GGCAGAGTTTGCTTGGGACTGTTGGGAGTCCTTTTTATATAGCACCTGAGGTGTTGGCTGGGGGTTACAATCAGGCTGCTGATGTTTGGAGTGCAGGGGTTATTCTTTACATTCTTCTCAGTGGTATGCCACCTTTCTGGGGTAATACTAAGTCAAGAATATTTGATGCTGTTAGGACAGCTGATCTACGATTCCCTTCCAATCCTTGGGATCACATTTCTGACTCTGCCAAGGACTTAGTCATGGGAATGCTTTCAACAGATCCTTCTCAAAGGCTTACTGCTCGGCAGGTTTTAG ATCACTCATGGATGGGGGATGGCATTCAAGATCCTGAAAAACTGAGTGGAAACAAAATCGAAGATTGTAAAGAATGGGATTTAGGGAGTGGCTCATTCTCTACTCAAATTATACCCAGGAATCAGGACATCAGCTTTGGCACTGGATCACCAGTTTTCAGTGATGATGAATCACCTGCTTTCACCTGCAGAACATCATTCTCTTCTTTCTTGCAGGAACCATCAACATCGACTGGCTTTTCTTTCTGCAGTCCTGGTGACTCAGACGCCTCAGAATTCATGTCCCCTCTACCTTCCATGCCCAGTTTTTCATTCTTCAGCCctggttctgttgctcaagtGTTTACTACAGTAGATGGATCAATCAGTATTTCTAGGGTTGATGCCGTTCCTGGAG AGGCTAGCTTAGGGAGCCTTCTTACAGTGCCTGACTCTTCtcctttccttgggcatgaaCTTAGAGAAGTGGAGCAGCATAATACAGCTGAAGTTGGAAGAGCAGGAAGAGCCATTGGGTCCAAGATGTTCCGCATCCACAGCAAGAGGAACCATACAATTGGTCTTGGTGAGCGTGAACCACTAGATTTCATGGTCTCCGAATCAGTTATCCGATGGGCATCATGCACTCATCTTTCCACTGCCCCATCCTTCAGGTCTTCTCTGGTGTGTTGA
- the LOC102617635 gene encoding ABC transporter B family member 28 isoform X1 has protein sequence MPSSVSTRHSARFGLGGIFLYFTTLPLANPKTLDTTSSSLHVFALSTYPSSLSARGVFSTLEYSSLILSSMATAMATLPLFMRLPTPRRRALTKHTLPLTSPLRRSLAFPPLLRAKFNSEGTITCAYVSGPASDPIVSEPDPRINDSVSPSEKVHSPPNLITWGLLWSLFLKHKLRLGLSVLTLIGCTTCTLSMPIFSGRFFEVLIGARPEPLWKLLSKVGLLYALEPIFTVIFVMNMNTVWEKVMSIVKAQIFRRVLIQKAEFFDRYKVGELSGLLTSDLGSLKALVSENISRDRGFRALSEVIGTICILFNIAPQLAPILGVLVLTVSVLVAVYKRSTVPVFKAHGLAQASIADCVTETFSAIRTVRSFGGEKRQMLMFGRQVLAYQQSGIKLGTFKSLNESLTRIAIYISLLALYCLGGSKVKAGELSVGIVASFIGYTFTLTFAVQGLVNTFGDLRGTFAAVERINSILSTTEIDDALANGLERDIQQKHVEDENIKLFLFDGSNGKHQHLNMHYMSHLKSANSVCSFAWSGDICLEDVYFSYPLRPDVVILNGLNLTLKSGSVTALVGSSGAGKSTIVQLLARFYEPTGGRITVGGEDLRTFDKSEWARVVSIVNQEPVLFSVSVGENIAYGLPDENVSKDDIIKAAKAANAHDFIISLPQGYDTLVGERGGLLSGGQRQRIAIARALLKNAPILILDEATSALDAVSERLVQDALNHLMKGRTTLVIAHRLSTVQNAHQIALCSDGRIAELGTHFELLARKGQYASLVCTQRLAFE, from the exons ATGCCTAGTTCGGTCAGCACTCGCCACTCGGCACGATTTGGCTTGGGcggaatatttttatattttacaacgTTACCGTTAGCGAATCCAAAAACTCTGGACACGACTTCCTCATCGCTTCACGTCTTCGCTTTGAGCACATATCCCTCTTCTCTCTCTGCACGTGGCGTATTTTCCACTTTAGAGTACTCATCACTCATCCTGTCATCCATGGCCACCGCCATGGCAACTCTCCCTCTCTTCATGCGCCTCCCAACTCCACGCCGCCGCGCGCTCACCAAACACACACTTCCCCTCACTTCTCCCCTCCGCCGATCACTTGCTTTCCCGCCACTTCTACGGGCGAAATTCAACTCCGAAGGCACCATCACTTGTGCTTACGTCAGCGGACCAGCTTCTGACCCGATTGTCAGCGAGCCCGACCCGAGGATAAACGATTCGGTTTCTCCGAGCGAGAAAGTTCATTCTCCGCCGAATTTGATTACTTGGGGGCTGCTGTGGAGTCTGTTTCTTAAGCACAAGCTGAGGCTTGGTCTCTCAGTTTTGACTCTCATTGGGTGCACCACGTGTACTCTCTCTATGCCCATATTCTCTG GGAGGTTTTTTGAAGTGCTAATAGGTGCCAGGCCTGAACCACTTTGGAAGCTACTTAGTAAGGTCGGACTGCTGTATGCTCTGGAGCCGATCTTCACTGTCATTTTTGTTATGAATATGAATACTGTATGGGAAAAAGTGATGTCGATTGTCAAAGCTCAGATTTTTAGAAGGGTATTGATTCAGAAG GCGGAGTTCTTTGACCGGTACAAG GTCGGTGAACTCAGCGGTTTATTGACATCTGACTTGGGTTCACTTAAAGCTCTTGTCAGTGAGAACATTTCAAGAGATCGTGGATTTAGGGCACTTTCTGAG GTGATTGGGACAATATGTATACTTTTCAATATAGCTCCGCAGCTTGCCCCAATTCTGGGCGTACTGGTGCTTACTGTGTCTGTTTTAGTTG CTGTATACAAGCGGTCGACTGTGCCTGTCTTTAAAGCTCATGGATTGGCCCAAGCATCTATAGCTGATTGTGTGACGGAAACTTTCTCTGCAATTCGAACT gTGAGATCATTTGGTGGTGAAAAGCGGCAAATGCTAATGTTTGGTAGGCAG GTTCTTGCTTATCAGCAAAGTGGCATAAAGCTGGGGACTTTCAAATCTTTAAACGAATCTCTGACTAGAATTGCAATTTATATTTCTCTGTTGGCATTATATTGCCTTGGAGGAAGCAAAGTGAAGGCC GGTGAACTATCTGTCGGAATCGTGGCTTCTTTTATTGGATACACGTTTACCCTAACTTTTGCT GTCCAAGGTCTGGTTAACACATTTGGAGATCTACGTGGAACTTTCGCTGCTGTTGAGAGAATTAATTCCATATTATCTACAACAGAAATTGATGATGCACTTGCTAATGGTTTAGAAAGAGATATCCAGCAAAAGCATGTTGAAgatgaaaatatcaaattgttCTTATTTGATGGTTCAAATGGGAAACATCAGCATTTAAATATGCATTACATGTCACATCTGAAATCAGCCAACAGTGTGTGTAGCTTTGCTTGGTCTGGAGATATTTGCCTTGAAG ATGTGTACTTCTCTTATCCTTTAAGACCAGATGTGGTAATCCTAAATGGTCTTAATTTGACGCTAAAATCTGGGTCTGTGACTGCTCTAGTGGGCTCAAGTGGAGCTGGCAAAAGTACTATAGTACAGCTATTGGCTCGTTTCTATGAG CCAACAGGAGGTCGTATAACAGTTGGCGGAGAGGATCTCCGAACGTTTGACAAGAGTGAATGGGCACGTGTCGTCTCCATAGTAAATCAA GAACCTGTCCTTTTTTCGGTGTCTGTTGGAGAAAATATTGCATATGGGCTTCCAGATGAAAATGTATCAAAGGATGACATCATAAAGGCAGCCAAAGCTGCAAATgctcatgattttataatttctcttCCACAG GGTTATGACACTCTAGTTGGTGAGCGTGGAGGTCTACTGAGTGGAGGACAGAGGCAG aGAATAGCAATTGCCAGAGCTTTGCTCAAAAATGCCCCAATTTTGATTCTCGATGAG GCCACTAGTGCGCTCGATGCAGTTAGTGAGCGCTTGGTCCAGGATGCCCTGAATCATCTGATGAAGGGCAGGACAACATTAGTGATTGCTCATAGATTAAGCACAGTTCAGAATGCGCATCAAATTGCACTTTGTTCTGATGGTAGGATTGCAGAACTAGGAACCCATTTCGAGTTGCTGGCTAGGAAGGGCCAATATGCTTCATTGGTCTGCACTCAAAGGCTGGCATTTGAGTAA
- the LOC102616840 gene encoding uncharacterized protein LOC102616840 has translation MGCKINSSNPPILCRFASTKPSQRIKKFALSSYNPSQQDPVSSIITTQQTDRLPNVCTVNFKTMKACKLGISRYPDFEYNAEGGKGTGTGTRKNTNGDEISVSFDLETLYIPPLTSATTTFLGLPMPPFLKIDIVPELFQGSIDQESGRVDLEFTAKFLFSVGSIYRAPPLLVKTVLSSEESKGEIRSGRGERLDKEGKCRLVGVAIVDPIDDLFMNTFLALPTECLANLNAVISLSTL, from the exons ATGGGTTGTAAAATAAACTCCTCGAATCCTCCAATTCTATGCCGATTCGCATCAACAAAACCGAGTCAGAGAATCAAAAAATTTGCTCTCTCTTCTTACAATCCTAGCCAACAAGACCCCGTTTCCAGTATAATCACAACTCAGCAAACTGATCGGTTACCAAATGTGTGTACGGTTAATTTCAAGACTATGAAAGCATGCAAGCTTGGCATCTCAAGATATCCTGACTTTGAATACAATGCAGAAGGGGGAAAAGGAACGGGGACTGGTACTAGAAAGAACACCAATGGTGATGAAATTTCGGTTTCTTTTGACCTGGAAACTCTTTATATTCCACCTTTGACAAGTGCAACGACCACGTTCTTGGGATTGCCTATGCCTCCATTCCTAAAGATTGATATCGTACCTGAACTCTTTCAAGGAAGCATTGATCAAGAATCCGGCCGG GTTGATCTTGAATTCACGGCGAAGTTCTTGTTCTCTGTGGGAAGCATATACAGAGCACCACCGCTGCTGGTGAAGACAGTGTTGTCATCAGAGGAATCAAAGGGAGAAATTAGAAGCGGAAGAGGGGAGAGGCTGGATAAAGAAGGGAAGTGCAGATTGGTTGGAGTGGCAATAGTGGATCCAATTGATGATTTGTTCATGAATACTTTCCTTGCCCTCCCAACTGAATGCCTTGCTAACCTGAATGCAGTAATCTCCCTGTCAACACTTTGA
- the LOC102615661 gene encoding uncharacterized protein LOC102615661 isoform X3, whose translation MTEAFMACAVSIVSPTILFQFGLSPQTRASLGRRGISFSSSSAGFRSIRAVQENGGPRRLVDIVRLVPELSRNYFRSPSRRALFGGISLLGGFYVAQTISLSFGALGVNDVIAAVLCVLLTEYVTRFYYSRPKSAGFPWSFQQASRVWRGLL comes from the exons ATGACTGAAGCTTTCATGGCGTGTGCTGTTAGTATTGTCTCTCCGACGATCCTTTTTCAATTTGGCTTGAGTCCGCAAACTAGAGCTTCTCTTGGAAGAAGGGGAATTTCGTTTTCATCATCCTCTGCTGGATTTCGTAGTATTCGAGCTGTGCAAGAGAATGGAGGGCCAAGAAGGCTGGTCGACATTGTTAGACTCGTGCCGGAGCTCTCAAGGAATTACTTTCGAAGTCCTTCGAGGAGGGCACTTTTTGGTGGAATCTCCTTGTTAGGTGGGTTTTACGTGGCACAGACAATCTCTCTTTCGTTTGGTGCTTTAGGAGTCAATGATGTCATTGCTGCTGTATTGTGTGTTCTCTTGACGGAGTATGTTACACGGTTTTATTACAGCCGTCCCAAG TCTGCAGGCTTTCCATGGAGTTTCCAGCAAGCCTCCCGAGTATGGCGTGGTTTATTATAG
- the LOC102617635 gene encoding ABC transporter B family member 28 isoform X2 has translation MPSSVSTRHSARFGLGGIFLYFTTLPLANPKTLDTTSSSLHVFALSTYPSSLSARGVFSTLEYSSLILSSMATAMATLPLFMRLPTPRRRALTKHTLPLTSPLRRSLAFPPLLRAKFNSEGTITCAYVSGPASDPIVSEPDPRINDSVSPSEKVHSPPNLITWGLLWSLFLKHKLRLGLSVLTLIGCTTCTLSMPIFSGRFFEVLIGARPEPLWKLLSKVGLLYALEPIFTVIFVMNMNTVWEKVMSIVKAQIFRRVLIQKAEFFDRYKVGELSGLLTSDLGSLKALVSENISRDRGFRALSEVIGTICILFNIAPQLAPILGVLVLTVSVLVAVYKRSTVPVFKAHGLAQASIADCVTETFSAIRTVRSFGGEKRQMLMFGRQVLAYQQSGIKLGTFKSLNESLTRIAIYISLLALYCLGGSKVKAGELSVGIVASFIGYTFTLTFAVQGLVNTFGDLRGTFAAVERINSILSTTEIDDALANGLERDIQQKHVEDENIKLFLFDGSNGKHQHLNMHYMSHLKSANSVCSFAWSGDICLEDVYFSYPLRPDVVILNGLNLTLKSGSVTALVGSSGAGKSTIVQLLARFYEPTGGRITVGGEDLRTFDKSEWARVVSIVNQEPVLFSVSVGENIAYGLPDENVSKDDIIKAAKAANAHDFIISLPQGYDTLVGERGGLLSGGQRQRIAIARALLKNAPILILDEVLAVTHLLCASVGMSSSHWGLWSLMGA, from the exons ATGCCTAGTTCGGTCAGCACTCGCCACTCGGCACGATTTGGCTTGGGcggaatatttttatattttacaacgTTACCGTTAGCGAATCCAAAAACTCTGGACACGACTTCCTCATCGCTTCACGTCTTCGCTTTGAGCACATATCCCTCTTCTCTCTCTGCACGTGGCGTATTTTCCACTTTAGAGTACTCATCACTCATCCTGTCATCCATGGCCACCGCCATGGCAACTCTCCCTCTCTTCATGCGCCTCCCAACTCCACGCCGCCGCGCGCTCACCAAACACACACTTCCCCTCACTTCTCCCCTCCGCCGATCACTTGCTTTCCCGCCACTTCTACGGGCGAAATTCAACTCCGAAGGCACCATCACTTGTGCTTACGTCAGCGGACCAGCTTCTGACCCGATTGTCAGCGAGCCCGACCCGAGGATAAACGATTCGGTTTCTCCGAGCGAGAAAGTTCATTCTCCGCCGAATTTGATTACTTGGGGGCTGCTGTGGAGTCTGTTTCTTAAGCACAAGCTGAGGCTTGGTCTCTCAGTTTTGACTCTCATTGGGTGCACCACGTGTACTCTCTCTATGCCCATATTCTCTG GGAGGTTTTTTGAAGTGCTAATAGGTGCCAGGCCTGAACCACTTTGGAAGCTACTTAGTAAGGTCGGACTGCTGTATGCTCTGGAGCCGATCTTCACTGTCATTTTTGTTATGAATATGAATACTGTATGGGAAAAAGTGATGTCGATTGTCAAAGCTCAGATTTTTAGAAGGGTATTGATTCAGAAG GCGGAGTTCTTTGACCGGTACAAG GTCGGTGAACTCAGCGGTTTATTGACATCTGACTTGGGTTCACTTAAAGCTCTTGTCAGTGAGAACATTTCAAGAGATCGTGGATTTAGGGCACTTTCTGAG GTGATTGGGACAATATGTATACTTTTCAATATAGCTCCGCAGCTTGCCCCAATTCTGGGCGTACTGGTGCTTACTGTGTCTGTTTTAGTTG CTGTATACAAGCGGTCGACTGTGCCTGTCTTTAAAGCTCATGGATTGGCCCAAGCATCTATAGCTGATTGTGTGACGGAAACTTTCTCTGCAATTCGAACT gTGAGATCATTTGGTGGTGAAAAGCGGCAAATGCTAATGTTTGGTAGGCAG GTTCTTGCTTATCAGCAAAGTGGCATAAAGCTGGGGACTTTCAAATCTTTAAACGAATCTCTGACTAGAATTGCAATTTATATTTCTCTGTTGGCATTATATTGCCTTGGAGGAAGCAAAGTGAAGGCC GGTGAACTATCTGTCGGAATCGTGGCTTCTTTTATTGGATACACGTTTACCCTAACTTTTGCT GTCCAAGGTCTGGTTAACACATTTGGAGATCTACGTGGAACTTTCGCTGCTGTTGAGAGAATTAATTCCATATTATCTACAACAGAAATTGATGATGCACTTGCTAATGGTTTAGAAAGAGATATCCAGCAAAAGCATGTTGAAgatgaaaatatcaaattgttCTTATTTGATGGTTCAAATGGGAAACATCAGCATTTAAATATGCATTACATGTCACATCTGAAATCAGCCAACAGTGTGTGTAGCTTTGCTTGGTCTGGAGATATTTGCCTTGAAG ATGTGTACTTCTCTTATCCTTTAAGACCAGATGTGGTAATCCTAAATGGTCTTAATTTGACGCTAAAATCTGGGTCTGTGACTGCTCTAGTGGGCTCAAGTGGAGCTGGCAAAAGTACTATAGTACAGCTATTGGCTCGTTTCTATGAG CCAACAGGAGGTCGTATAACAGTTGGCGGAGAGGATCTCCGAACGTTTGACAAGAGTGAATGGGCACGTGTCGTCTCCATAGTAAATCAA GAACCTGTCCTTTTTTCGGTGTCTGTTGGAGAAAATATTGCATATGGGCTTCCAGATGAAAATGTATCAAAGGATGACATCATAAAGGCAGCCAAAGCTGCAAATgctcatgattttataatttctcttCCACAG GGTTATGACACTCTAGTTGGTGAGCGTGGAGGTCTACTGAGTGGAGGACAGAGGCAG aGAATAGCAATTGCCAGAGCTTTGCTCAAAAATGCCCCAATTTTGATTCTCGATGAG GTGCTTGCAGTCACGCACTTATTGTGCGCGAGTGTGGGCATGTCAAGCTCCCATTGGGGCCTGTGGAGCCTAATGGGAGCTTGA